One part of the Clostridium thermosuccinogenes genome encodes these proteins:
- a CDS encoding PspC domain-containing protein, which yields MDRRLYLSETDKKIGGVCGGLGEYFRVDPTLIRLLVVILTLASAGTGIVAYLIAWAIIPKPPRF from the coding sequence ATGGATAGAAGATTATATCTTTCTGAAACGGATAAAAAAATCGGTGGAGTTTGTGGAGGATTGGGTGAATACTTCCGGGTAGATCCTACACTTATAAGGCTTTTGGTTGTTATTTTAACTCTTGCATCCGCCGGCACAGGCATTGTTGCGTATTTGATAGCATGGGCTATAATACCAAAGCCTCCAAGGTTTTAA
- the dapA gene encoding 4-hydroxy-tetrahydrodipicolinate synthase: MRKPLFKGSGVAIVTPFTDDGVDFGKLEELIEFQISEGTDAIIICGTTGEASTMPDDEHIETIRFTVEKVNKRLPVIAGAGSNDTRHAVELSKRAEAAGADAILSVTPYYNKTTQKGLYEHFKAIAGSVKIPIVLYNVPSRTNLNINPETIQALSEIENILAIKECNLAQVGEVINLCRKDFYIYSGNDEQILPFMAYGACGVISVMANIIPKDTHDIVAKYLEGDVAGSRELQLKVLDLIKALFVEVSPIPIKAAMNLMGMNVGKCRMPLVDISEKNLEILKKAMRNYGIIN; the protein is encoded by the coding sequence ATGCGTAAACCGTTGTTCAAAGGTTCAGGTGTAGCAATAGTAACCCCATTTACCGATGATGGAGTTGACTTTGGAAAACTTGAAGAGCTGATCGAATTTCAGATCAGCGAAGGTACTGATGCAATAATAATTTGTGGTACTACAGGTGAAGCTTCAACTATGCCCGACGATGAACACATAGAGACCATCAGATTTACCGTTGAAAAAGTCAACAAAAGATTACCGGTAATTGCAGGTGCAGGAAGCAACGATACACGGCATGCGGTAGAGCTCAGCAAGCGTGCTGAAGCTGCAGGTGCTGATGCAATCTTAAGTGTAACTCCTTATTATAACAAAACTACACAAAAAGGGCTTTATGAGCATTTCAAGGCCATAGCCGGCAGTGTGAAAATCCCGATAGTACTTTATAACGTACCTTCCAGAACCAATTTGAACATCAATCCTGAAACCATCCAAGCCCTGTCGGAAATTGAAAATATCTTAGCTATAAAGGAATGCAACCTTGCCCAGGTGGGTGAAGTAATCAATCTCTGCAGGAAAGATTTCTATATTTATTCCGGCAATGATGAACAGATACTTCCATTTATGGCCTATGGAGCATGTGGAGTTATTTCAGTTATGGCTAACATCATACCGAAGGATACCCACGATATAGTAGCCAAATATCTGGAAGGCGATGTTGCCGGCAGCAGGGAGCTGCAGCTTAAAGTCCTCGATCTTATAAAAGCTCTCTTTGTTGAAGTAAGTCCCATACCGATAAAAGCAGCAATGAATCTCATGGGCATGAACGTGGGTAAATGCCGCATGCCTTTGGTGGATATAAGCGAAAAAAATCTGGAAATACTAAAAAAAGCGATGAGAAACTACGGAATTATAAACTAA
- a CDS encoding phenylacetate--CoA ligase family protein — translation MQCWNPTYECMSREEREKVQTERLIETVKRVYHNVPFYRDKMQKAGLEPCDIKSLDDLKKLPFTYKQDLRDNYPYGLFAVPMSEIVRIHASSGTTGKQTVVGYTRRDLDTWAEVMARTLVNAGADKDSIVQVAYGYGLFTGGFGVHYGVERVGATVIPVSGGNTKRQLQIMKDFGTTILACTPSYALYLAEEMEEIGLKKEDLKLKSGIFGAEPWSERMRAEIEERFGITAIDIYGLSEVIGPGVASECTCRCGLHIQEDHFIPEIIDPDTEEVLPPGSTGELVFSTITKEGLPLLRYRTRDISSLNYEKCECGRTTVRMKKVSARSDDMLIIRGVNVFPSQIEEVLFNMGETAPHYLLIVDRVNNLDTLEVRVEMSQSMFSDEVKRIEDIERKLHKDIETTLGISARVKLVEPKSIERSEGKAKRIIDKRKI, via the coding sequence ATGCAGTGTTGGAATCCAACTTATGAATGCATGTCAAGAGAAGAAAGAGAGAAAGTTCAAACTGAAAGATTGATAGAAACGGTAAAAAGGGTATATCACAATGTTCCTTTTTACAGGGACAAGATGCAGAAGGCGGGACTGGAGCCGTGTGACATCAAATCCCTGGATGATTTGAAAAAGCTTCCCTTTACTTATAAGCAGGACTTGAGAGATAATTATCCCTACGGGCTTTTTGCCGTACCCATGAGCGAAATTGTAAGGATACACGCATCTTCAGGTACGACAGGGAAACAGACGGTAGTGGGATATACAAGAAGAGACCTGGATACTTGGGCTGAGGTTATGGCTAGAACCCTTGTAAATGCCGGAGCGGACAAAGACTCCATTGTACAGGTGGCATATGGCTATGGCTTGTTTACCGGAGGATTTGGCGTCCACTACGGAGTAGAAAGGGTAGGAGCGACTGTTATCCCGGTTTCAGGCGGTAATACTAAAAGACAGCTGCAGATAATGAAGGATTTTGGCACGACGATATTAGCCTGCACTCCTTCTTATGCCCTGTACCTGGCAGAGGAAATGGAGGAAATAGGATTAAAAAAGGAAGATCTCAAGCTCAAGTCAGGGATTTTTGGAGCGGAACCGTGGTCGGAAAGGATGCGTGCTGAGATCGAGGAACGTTTTGGCATTACAGCTATAGATATATATGGATTGAGCGAAGTCATCGGTCCTGGTGTGGCCAGTGAATGCACATGCCGATGTGGTTTACATATACAGGAGGATCATTTCATTCCGGAAATCATCGACCCCGATACGGAGGAAGTGCTGCCTCCGGGATCAACCGGCGAGCTGGTTTTCAGTACAATCACAAAGGAAGGCCTGCCGCTGTTGAGATACCGCACAAGGGACATATCCTCACTGAACTATGAAAAATGTGAATGCGGAAGAACCACCGTAAGGATGAAAAAGGTATCTGCAAGAAGCGATGACATGCTTATCATCAGGGGAGTCAATGTATTCCCGTCCCAGATTGAAGAAGTGCTTTTCAACATGGGTGAAACTGCACCCCATTATCTTCTGATAGTCGACAGGGTGAATAACCTCGATACTTTGGAAGTAAGGGTGGAAATGAGCCAAAGCATGTTTTCCGATGAAGTAAAGCGTATAGAAGATATTGAGCGCAAGCTGCACAAGGATATAGAAACTACCCTGGGCATCAGCGCCAGGGTTAAGCTGGTGGAACCCAAAAGTATTGAAAGAAGTGAGGGAAAAGCAAAGCGCATTATTGATAAAAGAAAAATTTAA
- the dapB gene encoding 4-hydroxy-tetrahydrodipicolinate reductase codes for MIRILMSGCNGKMGQVITRLSSQFDNLKIVAGYDKNDAISNPYPVFTDLKSCNVEVDVVIDFSHPSAFNDVLDFAVSRKVALVMATTGLSQANVKALEAASGSIPVFFSANMSLGVNLMVDLVKKAAKVLENNFDIEIIEMHHNQKIDAPSGTALAIADAINSVLEQKREYIYDRHSRRKKRSPSEIGIHAIRGGTIVGDHSVIFAGNDEIIEIKHTAMSKEIFGVGALKAAGFIKSKKPGMYNMNDLVESM; via the coding sequence ATGATAAGAATATTAATGAGTGGATGCAACGGAAAAATGGGCCAGGTTATTACCAGGCTGTCATCACAGTTTGATAACTTGAAAATAGTAGCAGGTTATGATAAAAACGATGCAATAAGCAATCCTTATCCGGTTTTTACAGATTTGAAAAGCTGCAATGTTGAAGTGGACGTCGTAATTGATTTTTCTCATCCGTCTGCTTTTAATGATGTGCTTGACTTTGCCGTATCCCGAAAAGTTGCTCTCGTAATGGCAACAACAGGATTGTCCCAGGCAAATGTAAAGGCGCTGGAAGCCGCCTCCGGCTCTATTCCGGTGTTCTTTTCAGCAAACATGTCCCTGGGCGTGAATCTGATGGTGGACCTGGTCAAAAAAGCAGCAAAAGTTCTGGAAAACAACTTTGATATAGAGATTATAGAAATGCATCACAATCAAAAAATTGACGCTCCCAGCGGTACCGCACTGGCAATTGCGGACGCCATAAATTCGGTTTTGGAGCAGAAACGTGAATATATATATGACCGGCATTCCAGGAGGAAAAAGAGAAGCCCTAGTGAAATCGGTATCCACGCCATACGCGGTGGAACAATTGTGGGGGATCATTCCGTCATATTTGCCGGTAATGATGAGATAATAGAAATCAAGCATACTGCTATGTCAAAAGAGATTTTCGGAGTTGGCGCCCTTAAAGCAGCCGGTTTTATCAAGTCCAAAAAGCCCGGCATGTACAACATGAACGATCTGGTAGAAAGTATGTAA
- a CDS encoding ACT domain-containing protein: MSQSPVTNVSINYNVALITIDNLPSDKMHLIPDIFNAIAEQNINIDMISQAPPYRGVINLSFTLPSDDLVKAISVLNKFKKIVPGLFIEINAENTKLSVYGEQMKNIPGVAAKLFTIFAGNGIDIKLVTTSEVDISYLIDEKDVDKALKAIKDEYNINLQEG, translated from the coding sequence TTGTCCCAAAGTCCGGTTACAAATGTGTCAATAAACTATAATGTAGCTCTGATAACCATTGACAATCTACCGTCCGACAAAATGCATCTGATACCTGACATTTTTAACGCAATAGCGGAACAGAACATAAATATCGATATGATAAGCCAGGCGCCTCCATATCGTGGCGTTATCAACCTGTCTTTCACTTTGCCTTCCGATGACCTTGTGAAAGCCATAAGCGTACTGAACAAATTCAAGAAGATAGTGCCTGGTTTATTCATAGAAATAAATGCAGAGAATACAAAGCTATCAGTTTATGGTGAGCAAATGAAAAATATTCCGGGAGTAGCTGCGAAGCTCTTCACCATTTTCGCCGGAAACGGGATTGATATAAAGCTGGTAACCACTTCCGAAGTGGATATATCCTATCTCATCGATGAGAAGGATGTGGATAAGGCGCTCAAAGCCATAAAGGATGAATACAATATAAATTTACAGGAAGGCTGA
- a CDS encoding ACT domain-containing protein, whose product MHVKQISIFLENKSGRLAEVTKLLGSNNIDISALSIADTTDYGVLRLIVNKPEEAERILKENDFAVSTTNVIAIAVADKPGGLSEALCILRDAGLDIEYMYAFVGKAVNEAMVILRVDDPHTEEAIKLLTESGIKVLPSSDVYKL is encoded by the coding sequence ATGCATGTAAAGCAGATTTCCATTTTTCTCGAGAACAAATCAGGCAGACTGGCAGAGGTGACGAAGCTGCTGGGCAGCAACAACATCGACATCAGTGCTCTATCAATAGCCGACACCACGGATTACGGAGTTTTAAGGCTTATTGTAAATAAACCTGAGGAGGCGGAGAGAATCCTTAAGGAGAATGATTTTGCAGTAAGCACGACAAACGTGATAGCTATTGCTGTTGCAGATAAACCAGGAGGCTTATCGGAGGCTTTGTGCATATTGAGGGATGCCGGCTTGGATATCGAGTACATGTATGCCTTTGTAGGGAAAGCTGTCAACGAGGCTATGGTAATCCTAAGGGTTGATGACCCTCATACGGAAGAGGCAATAAAGCTGCTGACGGAATCAGGCATAAAGGTACTTCCCTCCAGTGATGTATATAAACTATAA
- a CDS encoding aspartate-semialdehyde dehydrogenase, translating to MKKVNLAVVGATGMVGRTFIKVLEERNLPIDNIYFFASSRSAGSKITFNGKEYTVEELTENSFDRGIDIALFSAGASTSQKFSPIAASKGCVVVDNSSAWRMDPTVPLVVPEVNPQDIEWNKGIIANPNCSTIQAVVALNPLHKKYKIKRIVYTTFQAVSGAGMKGYMDLEEGLRGKPPAKFPHPIANNVLPHIDVFLPNGYTKEEMKMVFETKKILGDQSLRITATTVRVPVFNGHSESINVEFENQFDVDELKEVLKNAPGIVVQDDPENNVYPMPINASGRDETFVGRIRRDESVESGVNLWVVADNIRKGAATNAVQIAQELIKMWSK from the coding sequence ATGAAAAAAGTGAATCTGGCGGTAGTAGGCGCAACCGGAATGGTGGGAAGGACTTTTATCAAGGTACTGGAAGAAAGAAATCTACCTATTGATAATATATATTTCTTTGCTTCAAGCAGATCGGCAGGATCAAAAATAACTTTCAACGGAAAAGAGTATACGGTGGAAGAACTGACGGAAAATTCTTTTGACCGCGGGATTGACATTGCTCTCTTCTCCGCAGGAGCCAGCACAAGTCAAAAGTTCTCACCCATAGCCGCTTCAAAGGGATGTGTTGTTGTCGACAACAGCAGTGCATGGAGAATGGATCCCACTGTGCCTCTGGTAGTTCCCGAAGTCAACCCGCAGGATATAGAATGGAACAAGGGTATCATAGCCAATCCCAATTGTTCAACTATCCAGGCGGTTGTGGCTTTGAACCCGCTTCACAAAAAGTATAAAATAAAGAGGATAGTCTATACCACCTTCCAGGCTGTATCCGGCGCTGGTATGAAAGGGTATATGGATCTTGAGGAAGGACTTCGGGGAAAGCCGCCGGCTAAGTTCCCCCATCCGATAGCAAACAATGTTTTGCCCCATATAGACGTTTTCCTCCCCAATGGCTATACCAAAGAGGAAATGAAGATGGTATTTGAGACGAAGAAAATCCTGGGTGACCAGAGCTTAAGGATAACCGCAACAACTGTAAGGGTTCCTGTTTTTAACGGCCATAGCGAATCCATAAATGTGGAGTTCGAAAATCAGTTTGATGTTGACGAACTGAAAGAGGTTTTGAAAAATGCTCCTGGTATCGTAGTGCAGGATGATCCTGAAAATAACGTCTATCCTATGCCAATAAACGCTAGCGGAAGGGATGAAACCTTTGTTGGCAGAATCCGTCGTGATGAAAGTGTTGAAAGCGGAGTTAACCTTTGGGTAGTCGCCGATAACATAAGAAAAGGCGCTGCTACCAATGCTGTTCAGATCGCACAGGAATTGATAAAAATGTGGAGCAAATAG